Proteins encoded together in one Peribacillus asahii window:
- a CDS encoding YlaH-like family protein, producing MDIQERLSFFAALYRVDENPEAGMWYLYLTIFGLCILVYQLGFAKKLPLLKNIVIYTVMAFGCTMLCFLGVFLPMAEGLVIAAIVLGIYRMRLKQSKKEGA from the coding sequence ATGGATATCCAAGAGCGATTATCGTTTTTTGCAGCACTATATCGGGTCGATGAAAATCCTGAAGCAGGAATGTGGTATTTATATTTAACGATTTTTGGATTATGTATCCTTGTATATCAGTTAGGTTTTGCCAAAAAATTGCCTTTGCTTAAAAATATAGTGATCTATACGGTAATGGCGTTTGGATGTACAATGCTTTGTTTTCTTGGAGTGTTTCTTCCGATGGCGGAAGGGCTCGTCATTGCAGCCATTGTGCTTGGTATTTATCGTATGCGTCTTAAACAATCAAAAAAAGAAGGGGCGTAA
- a CDS encoding YlaI family protein, with protein sequence MKVKCVICDQIETLSDDAPEAKKLRNRPIHTFMCQTCYARIEKRTNERMATGKFHLYRTAVQEDEW encoded by the coding sequence ATGAAGGTCAAATGCGTTATATGCGATCAAATTGAAACACTTTCGGATGATGCTCCCGAGGCAAAAAAACTGCGCAATCGTCCTATACATACCTTTATGTGTCAAACATGCTATGCACGAATTGAGAAACGGACAAATGAACGAATGGCAACAGGAAAGTTCCACTTATACCGTACAGCTGTTCAAGAAGATGAGTGGTAA
- a CDS encoding YhcN/YlaJ family sporulation lipoprotein → MQKFCWMILAIIIVGGCSQNEQGREINDNQRPNITEVKNTNIQETDRKSGAETAKRLTDLAVKVPHVNDATAVVLGKYAIVGIDIDQDIERSQVGTIKYSVGEALQQDPYGAYATIVADPDLNERIREVAADIENGQPIRGILNELSDITSRIIPEVPGDLVEQTPNKVMNEQKQTIDNEKEQKMLEDKQNKQSNGHLD, encoded by the coding sequence ATGCAAAAATTTTGTTGGATGATTCTTGCTATCATCATTGTTGGAGGATGTTCTCAGAACGAACAAGGCAGAGAAATAAATGACAATCAGCGACCTAACATCACAGAAGTGAAAAATACGAATATACAGGAGACAGATCGGAAGTCCGGAGCCGAAACTGCCAAAAGACTAACCGATTTAGCTGTTAAAGTGCCTCACGTCAATGATGCAACAGCCGTAGTCCTTGGAAAATATGCAATTGTCGGTATTGATATCGATCAAGATATCGAACGATCACAAGTCGGTACTATTAAGTATTCCGTTGGTGAAGCTTTGCAACAGGATCCATATGGTGCTTATGCAACAATTGTCGCTGACCCTGATTTAAATGAAAGAATTAGGGAAGTTGCTGCTGATATTGAAAATGGACAGCCTATCCGAGGTATATTAAATGAGCTTTCGGATATTACAAGCCGAATTATCCCAGAAGTTCCTGGTGATCTCGTAGAACAAACACCAAACAAGGTGATGAATGAACAAAAACAAACGATTGATAATGAGAAAGAACAAAAAATGTTGGAAGACAAACAAAATAAACAATCGAATGGTCATCTAGACTAA
- a CDS encoding PhoH family protein yields the protein MGKIYVLDTNVLLQDPYSIFSFEANEVVIPAVVLEELDSKKRYMDEIGRNARQVSKLIDGFREKGKLHDGIPLHNGGKLRIELNHRSFHELQEIFVEKTNDNRILAVAKNISLEEETKPDGKAVILVSKDTLVRVKADAIGLESEDFLNDRVVELDHIYPGFKEIYVTVDKLNQFYMKGHLLLSELRKETYFPNQFLLMKDELGGSASAIGMVDDHKKMVKKLHYEGEHIWGIKPRNVQQTMALDILLRKDLPLVTLIGKAGTGKTLLALAAGLLQTEDQGIYKKLLVARPIVPVGKDIGYLPGEKEEKLRPWMQPIFDNLEYLFNTKKPGELDAILAGMSSIEVEALTYIRGRSIPDQFIIIDEAQNLTKHEVKTILTRVGDRSKIVLMGDPEQIDHPYLDEYNNGLTYVVEKFKQEKIAGHVKLVKGERSGLAQLAANLL from the coding sequence TTGGGGAAAATCTATGTATTAGATACAAATGTCCTGTTGCAGGACCCGTATTCAATTTTTTCTTTTGAAGCGAATGAAGTTGTTATCCCAGCAGTTGTTTTAGAGGAATTGGATTCAAAAAAACGCTACATGGATGAAATTGGTAGAAATGCAAGGCAAGTATCGAAATTAATTGACGGTTTTCGAGAAAAAGGAAAACTGCATGATGGGATTCCCCTTCACAATGGTGGGAAGTTAAGAATTGAACTGAATCATCGTTCATTTCATGAGCTTCAAGAAATTTTTGTGGAAAAAACGAATGATAATCGCATTTTAGCTGTAGCGAAAAATATTTCATTAGAGGAGGAAACGAAGCCGGACGGAAAAGCGGTTATTTTAGTTAGTAAAGACACGCTTGTTCGAGTAAAGGCTGATGCTATTGGCCTTGAATCGGAAGATTTCTTAAATGACCGTGTCGTTGAATTGGATCATATTTATCCTGGGTTTAAAGAAATCTATGTCACGGTAGATAAATTAAACCAATTTTATATGAAAGGGCATTTGTTGCTATCGGAATTAAGAAAAGAGACTTATTTTCCAAATCAATTTTTATTGATGAAGGATGAACTTGGTGGTTCTGCTTCAGCTATAGGCATGGTAGATGATCACAAAAAAATGGTAAAAAAACTACATTATGAAGGTGAACATATTTGGGGGATTAAGCCCCGGAATGTGCAGCAAACGATGGCGTTGGATATTTTACTTCGAAAGGATTTACCTCTTGTTACGTTAATTGGTAAAGCAGGAACGGGGAAAACGTTACTTGCTTTAGCGGCAGGACTGCTTCAAACAGAAGATCAAGGGATTTATAAGAAATTGCTTGTAGCCAGACCGATTGTACCAGTTGGCAAGGATATTGGATATTTACCAGGAGAAAAAGAGGAGAAGCTACGACCTTGGATGCAACCGATTTTTGATAATCTAGAATATTTATTTAATACAAAGAAACCAGGAGAACTGGATGCGATTCTTGCCGGTATGAGTTCAATTGAGGTAGAGGCATTAACGTATATCCGTGGAAGAAGTATCCCTGATCAATTTATTATCATTGATGAGGCTCAAAATTTAACGAAGCATGAGGTGAAAACCATTTTAACTCGTGTAGGTGATCGCAGTAAAATTGTGTTAATGGGTGATCCAGAGCAGATTGATCATCCTTACCTAGATGAGTATAACAATGGCTTGACATATGTAGTTGAAAAATTTAAACAAGAAAAGATTGCTGGACATGTAAAGTTAGTAAAAGGGGAGCGCTCAGGATTAGCACAATTAGCTGCCAATCTCTTATAA
- a CDS encoding peptidyl-prolyl cis-trans isomerase, translating to MESIVFINGKVKFPITLDPGVWIFDDRKIEIDTYFDKDNVVVDELEDYTQKAAEHWQKEIREGAIVPPTLKTERKFEKIKLMTGTFGIPFKPFLQNAVPEEGATEIIVTADGKELSFPIEVANEFFLGFSKEGKPLRLEEDGGPLHIYLGDGSNRDNPIKNVKSFTVK from the coding sequence TTGGAATCAATCGTGTTTATTAACGGCAAGGTGAAATTTCCGATTACATTGGATCCAGGTGTTTGGATTTTCGACGATCGCAAAATTGAAATTGATACATATTTTGATAAAGATAATGTGGTAGTGGATGAATTAGAAGACTATACACAAAAAGCTGCTGAACACTGGCAAAAAGAAATCCGTGAAGGAGCAATTGTGCCTCCTACTTTGAAAACGGAACGAAAATTTGAAAAAATCAAACTTATGACAGGCACATTCGGCATTCCTTTTAAGCCATTTTTACAAAATGCTGTTCCTGAAGAAGGAGCAACCGAAATCATCGTGACAGCTGATGGAAAAGAATTAAGCTTTCCTATCGAAGTAGCAAACGAATTTTTCCTCGGTTTCTCTAAAGAAGGTAAACCGCTTCGTTTGGAAGAAGATGGAGGACCATTACATATCTATTTGGGAGATGGCTCTAATCGAGATAATCCCATTAAAAACGTTAAATCGTTTACAGTAAAGTAA
- a CDS encoding YlaN family protein: MASEMLINHREKAYALLKADADKILKLIKVQMDNLTMPQCPLYEEVLDTQMFGLSREIDFAVRLGLVEEVEGKALLEALERELSILHDASTKK; this comes from the coding sequence ATGGCATCTGAAATGCTTATCAATCATCGAGAAAAAGCTTATGCTTTATTAAAAGCAGATGCTGACAAGATACTTAAACTAATCAAAGTACAAATGGATAATCTTACCATGCCTCAGTGTCCTCTTTATGAAGAGGTGCTCGATACTCAAATGTTTGGCCTATCGCGTGAAATTGATTTTGCGGTCCGTTTAGGGTTAGTAGAGGAAGTAGAAGGTAAAGCACTATTAGAAGCATTGGAGAGAGAACTGTCCATTTTACATGATGCGTCTACAAAGAAATAA
- the pyc gene encoding pyruvate carboxylase: MGRKIEKVLAANRGEIAIRIFRACTELNIRTVAIYSKEDYGSYHRYKADEAYLVGEGKKPIDAYLDIEGIIEIAKMSGVDAIHPGYGFLSENIEFAKRCEEEGIIFIGPETQHLDMFGDKVKARTQAELAGIPVIPGSDGPVANVEEVVDFGKQYGFPIIIKASLGGGGRGMRIVHQVDEVEEAYTRAKSEAKAAFGNDEVYVERFIQNPKHIEVQILADTQGNIVHLYERDCSVQRRHQKVVEVAPSVSLSKELRERICEAAVKISENVNYVNAGTVEFLVANDEFYFIEVNPRVQVEHTITEMITGIDIVQSQILIAEGHSLHSDVIGIPAQSEITTHGFAIQSRVTTEDPLNNFMPDTGRIMVYRSGGGFGARLDAGNAFQGAVITPYYDSLLVKLSTHAISFEKAASKMVRNLREFRIRGIKTNIPFLENVVQHEKFLTGQYDTSFIDATPELFDFPVRKDRGTKMLSYIGNVTVNGFPGIEKHKKPVFDEPIIPAVQDLPTIAGTKNILNEQGAEGLVKWIKEKKEVLITDTTFRDAHQSLLATRIRSKDILDIAEPTSKLLPDLFSLEMWGGATFDVAYRFLKEDPWDRLANLRQKVPNTMFQMLLRASNAVGYKNYPDNVIREFVQQSAETGIDVFRIFDSLNWVKSMEVAIDAVRQSGKIAEATICYTGDLNDPSRAKYNIDYYKNMAKELEQTGAHILAIKDMAGLLRPEAAYRLISELKDSVSLPIHLHSHDTSGNGIFMYSKAIEAGVDIVDTAIGSLAGLTSQPSIQTLHYALEGTARQPKLNIDALEQLSQYWEDVRKYYRDFESGMNAPHAEVYKHEMPGGQYSNLQQQAKAVGLGDRWNEVKEMYQRVNIMFGDIVKVTPSSKVVGDMALFMVQNNLSEEDVLTKGKTIDFPDSVIELFEGYLGQPVGGFPKELQEVILKGKQPITVRPGELLEPVDFDALQVELTKEIGRSVSKKDVIAYALYPKVFLDYVKTIEQFGDVSNLDTPTFLHGMRLGEEIEVEIETGKTLIVKLVSLGEPLADGTRVVYFELNGQSREVIIKDENIKSSVVAKVKADPKNKNQIGATMPGTVIKVVVEKGDQVKQGDHLIITEAMKMETTVQAPFSGTIQDIYVKDGEAISTGDLLIELSK; this comes from the coding sequence ATGGGGAGAAAAATAGAGAAAGTACTCGCAGCAAATAGGGGAGAAATTGCGATTAGAATTTTTAGGGCTTGTACGGAACTAAATATTCGTACAGTAGCTATTTATTCAAAAGAAGACTATGGCTCATACCACCGATATAAAGCGGATGAAGCTTATCTTGTGGGCGAAGGGAAAAAACCAATTGATGCTTATTTGGATATTGAGGGAATTATTGAAATCGCAAAAATGAGCGGTGTAGATGCCATTCATCCAGGTTATGGATTTTTGTCTGAAAATATTGAATTTGCAAAAAGATGTGAAGAAGAAGGCATTATTTTTATTGGACCAGAAACCCAGCATCTAGATATGTTTGGAGATAAGGTAAAGGCTAGAACACAAGCGGAATTAGCCGGTATTCCTGTCATTCCTGGTAGTGATGGACCTGTTGCAAATGTTGAAGAGGTTGTCGATTTTGGTAAGCAGTATGGTTTTCCGATTATCATTAAAGCGTCGCTTGGCGGCGGCGGTCGAGGCATGAGGATTGTTCATCAGGTAGACGAAGTAGAGGAAGCGTATACACGCGCAAAATCTGAAGCAAAAGCTGCATTCGGAAATGATGAAGTATATGTGGAACGATTTATTCAAAATCCAAAGCATATTGAAGTGCAAATTCTTGCTGATACGCAAGGAAATATTGTTCATTTATATGAGCGTGACTGCTCTGTACAAAGACGTCATCAAAAAGTGGTCGAAGTAGCTCCTTCTGTTTCACTATCAAAGGAATTAAGAGAACGCATTTGTGAAGCGGCCGTGAAAATATCGGAAAATGTAAACTATGTCAATGCTGGTACAGTAGAATTCCTTGTGGCTAACGATGAGTTTTATTTCATTGAAGTGAATCCTCGTGTTCAAGTAGAGCATACGATTACAGAAATGATTACTGGAATTGATATTGTTCAGTCACAAATTTTAATTGCAGAAGGACATAGCTTACATAGCGATGTCATTGGTATTCCAGCTCAATCAGAGATTACAACACATGGTTTTGCAATTCAGTCTCGTGTTACAACGGAAGATCCTTTAAACAACTTTATGCCGGATACAGGAAGAATTATGGTGTATCGTTCTGGTGGCGGTTTTGGTGCCCGCTTGGATGCAGGAAATGCCTTCCAAGGTGCGGTTATTACTCCTTACTACGACTCACTGCTTGTCAAACTATCAACTCATGCCATTTCTTTTGAAAAAGCAGCGTCGAAAATGGTTCGAAATTTAAGAGAATTTCGAATTCGAGGGATTAAGACAAACATTCCATTCCTTGAAAATGTTGTCCAACATGAAAAGTTTTTAACGGGTCAATATGATACATCGTTTATTGATGCAACGCCGGAACTTTTTGATTTTCCTGTTCGAAAAGACCGTGGTACAAAAATGCTTTCTTATATAGGAAATGTGACGGTAAATGGCTTCCCAGGTATTGAAAAACATAAAAAGCCGGTCTTTGATGAGCCGATTATTCCAGCTGTTCAGGATTTACCGACTATAGCAGGCACAAAGAATATTTTGAATGAACAAGGTGCAGAAGGACTTGTTAAGTGGATTAAAGAGAAAAAGGAAGTGTTGATTACCGATACAACGTTCCGTGATGCACATCAATCATTGCTTGCAACGAGAATTCGTTCGAAGGATATATTAGATATTGCTGAACCAACTTCGAAGTTATTGCCTGATTTGTTCTCTTTAGAAATGTGGGGAGGAGCGACGTTTGATGTAGCGTATCGCTTCTTGAAAGAAGATCCGTGGGATCGACTCGCAAATTTGAGACAGAAAGTGCCGAATACGATGTTCCAAATGTTACTTAGAGCATCGAATGCAGTAGGGTATAAAAATTACCCAGATAATGTTATTCGTGAATTTGTTCAACAATCGGCTGAAACAGGTATTGATGTATTCCGAATCTTCGATAGCTTAAACTGGGTGAAAAGCATGGAAGTTGCGATTGATGCTGTTCGTCAATCAGGAAAGATTGCTGAGGCGACTATCTGTTATACAGGTGACTTAAATGATCCGAGTCGAGCGAAATACAATATTGATTATTATAAAAATATGGCAAAAGAATTAGAACAAACGGGTGCTCATATTTTAGCTATTAAAGATATGGCTGGTTTATTGAGACCAGAGGCAGCATATCGTCTTATTTCGGAGTTGAAAGATAGCGTATCGCTTCCAATTCATTTGCATTCTCACGATACAAGCGGTAATGGGATTTTTATGTACTCTAAAGCGATTGAGGCAGGAGTAGATATTGTGGATACAGCAATTGGATCATTAGCAGGTTTAACATCACAGCCAAGTATCCAAACGCTGCATTACGCATTAGAGGGGACAGCACGACAACCGAAGCTTAATATTGATGCACTTGAACAATTATCACAATATTGGGAAGATGTTCGTAAGTATTACCGTGACTTTGAAAGCGGTATGAATGCACCGCATGCAGAAGTATATAAACATGAAATGCCTGGTGGTCAGTACAGCAATCTGCAACAACAAGCAAAAGCTGTTGGATTAGGTGACCGCTGGAATGAAGTGAAGGAAATGTACCAGCGTGTCAATATCATGTTCGGTGATATCGTAAAAGTAACCCCATCTTCTAAAGTTGTAGGTGACATGGCTCTCTTTATGGTCCAAAATAACTTATCAGAAGAAGATGTGTTAACGAAAGGAAAAACGATTGATTTTCCAGACTCTGTTATTGAATTATTTGAAGGCTATTTAGGCCAACCAGTTGGCGGATTCCCGAAAGAACTGCAAGAAGTGATTTTAAAAGGGAAGCAACCTATTACTGTACGTCCGGGTGAATTGCTAGAACCTGTAGATTTCGATGCGTTACAAGTAGAGTTGACGAAAGAAATCGGTCGTTCAGTGTCTAAGAAGGATGTCATTGCGTATGCTCTATATCCAAAGGTGTTTCTCGATTACGTAAAAACAATAGAGCAATTTGGTGATGTTTCAAACCTTGATACACCTACATTCCTGCACGGAATGCGATTAGGAGAAGAAATAGAAGTTGAGATTGAAACCGGGAAAACATTGATTGTGAAACTTGTTTCTTTAGGAGAACCATTAGCGGATGGTACACGTGTTGTTTATTTTGAATTAAATGGTCAATCACGTGAAGTCATTATAAAAGATGAAAACATTAAATCATCGGTTGTAGCTAAAGTAAAAGCTGATCCGAAAAATAAAAATCAAATTGGAGCAACAATGCCTGGAACTGTAATCAAAGTAGTGGTTGAAAAAGGAGATCAAGTAAAGCAAGGGGATCACTTAATCATTACAGAAGCAATGAAGATGGAAACGACTGTACAAGCACCATTCTCTGGGACGATTCAAGATATCTATGTAAAAGATGGTGAAGCAATTAGTACAGGTGATTTATTAATTGAACTGTCTAAGTAA
- a CDS encoding COX15/CtaA family protein yields the protein MKASLKWFAVLTSIGMLLILLGGALVTKKDAGLGCGRSWPLCNGQLIPNEITLELLIELAHRLVSGGVGIMVLILSIWTWRKIGHVREAKFLSILSFGFLVIQGLIGAAAVKWAQSDFVLALHFGISLISFAAVFLLTLLIFEVDKKFEAEKLIVDRRMKFHILGITIFCFIVVYTGALVRHTESSLVCKDWPFCVNSQIGLPENLYEWIQMGHRAIAGIIFLWVTYAMIIAIKHYKHQQVIYGGWISAFLLVFLQVAAGAFVIFSRQNLYIALAHSLFIACFFGIMSYLVLLTSRSTKNALLLQEESSFIHNSNQEPSSSISLH from the coding sequence ATGAAAGCATCTCTTAAATGGTTTGCAGTCTTAACGTCAATTGGTATGCTTCTAATTCTACTTGGAGGAGCATTGGTCACAAAAAAAGATGCAGGATTAGGATGCGGACGTTCTTGGCCCCTATGCAATGGCCAACTGATTCCTAATGAAATTACACTTGAACTCCTAATTGAGCTAGCCCATCGACTTGTTTCTGGCGGGGTTGGCATAATGGTACTTATTCTTTCCATTTGGACTTGGAGAAAAATCGGACATGTTCGTGAGGCAAAATTCCTGTCTATCCTTTCTTTCGGCTTTCTCGTCATTCAAGGATTGATTGGGGCGGCAGCTGTAAAATGGGCACAATCTGATTTTGTGTTAGCGCTTCATTTTGGCATTTCTCTTATTTCCTTTGCTGCTGTTTTCTTATTAACCTTGCTCATATTCGAAGTGGATAAAAAATTTGAAGCAGAGAAGCTCATCGTGGATCGTCGAATGAAATTCCACATACTAGGAATTACTATCTTCTGTTTCATTGTCGTATACACCGGGGCTCTTGTTCGACATACAGAATCCAGCCTTGTTTGTAAAGATTGGCCTTTTTGTGTGAATAGCCAAATCGGTCTTCCTGAAAATTTATATGAATGGATTCAAATGGGGCATCGGGCAATAGCTGGAATTATTTTTTTATGGGTCACCTACGCAATGATTATAGCCATCAAGCATTATAAGCATCAACAAGTAATTTATGGCGGTTGGATTTCTGCCTTCCTTCTCGTGTTTTTACAGGTAGCAGCTGGCGCCTTTGTCATCTTTTCTAGACAAAACTTATACATAGCATTGGCGCACTCTCTGTTTATCGCCTGCTTCTTCGGTATTATGAGCTATTTAGTACTCCTAACCTCTCGAAGTACTAAAAATGCTCTATTGTTACAAGAAGAAAGCTCTTTTATTCATAATTCCAATCAAGAACCCTCTTCATCAATTTCATTACATTAA
- the cyoE gene encoding heme o synthase, with protein sequence MSNLRAMADTGNGGSPIHTNIEETSAWKDFLALIKVGIVNSNMITTFTGLWLALHFTGMSFLGNLDLVFFALAGSVFIIAGSCSFNNYYDRDIDHLMERTKNRPTVTGKVSPSKVLTLSFLLIAIGLGLLAFANLTTAVIGFVGVFAYIVLYTMVSKRRYVSNTIIGSISGAVPPLIGWAAVDPNLDLLAWALFAIMFLWQPPHFYALAMKRVEEYRAANVPMLPVVKGFKRTKVSIVLWVTALLFVPFLLTPLGTPLIVLAALLGIGWFVLGLKGFTMKDDLKWARIMFVYSLNYMTILFVAMVIVTLI encoded by the coding sequence ATGTCAAATCTAAGGGCTATGGCAGACACTGGGAACGGTGGGTCGCCAATTCATACAAATATAGAAGAAACATCAGCTTGGAAAGACTTTCTCGCTCTTATAAAAGTAGGAATCGTTAATTCTAATATGATTACTACATTTACCGGCCTTTGGTTAGCGTTACATTTTACTGGTATGAGCTTTTTAGGCAATCTAGATTTAGTGTTTTTTGCATTAGCAGGTTCTGTTTTTATTATTGCTGGTTCTTGCAGCTTTAATAACTATTACGATCGAGATATTGATCATTTGATGGAACGAACAAAAAATCGACCAACTGTTACTGGTAAAGTCAGTCCGTCGAAGGTGTTAACATTAAGTTTTCTGTTAATCGCCATCGGTCTTGGTTTATTAGCTTTTGCTAATCTAACAACAGCTGTCATTGGATTCGTTGGGGTTTTCGCTTATATTGTTTTGTATACAATGGTTTCGAAACGTAGATATGTATCGAATACGATTATAGGAAGTATTTCAGGAGCGGTTCCTCCTCTTATTGGATGGGCGGCAGTTGATCCTAATTTAGATTTATTAGCATGGGCTTTATTTGCCATTATGTTCTTATGGCAACCACCACATTTCTATGCATTGGCAATGAAGCGAGTGGAGGAGTATCGAGCTGCGAATGTTCCGATGCTTCCAGTTGTAAAAGGCTTTAAGCGAACAAAAGTATCCATCGTTCTATGGGTGACGGCTCTGCTGTTTGTTCCTTTTCTATTAACACCACTGGGAACTCCGCTGATCGTTTTAGCTGCATTGCTTGGAATAGGATGGTTTGTTTTAGGACTAAAAGGATTTACAATGAAGGATGACCTAAAATGGGCTCGCATTATGTTTGTTTATTCTTTAAACTATATGACCATTTTATTTGTAGCGATGGTCATTGTGACATTAATATAA
- the coxB gene encoding cytochrome c oxidase subunit II, with protein sequence MKRKLHKWRLLPLLGILTFVLSGCGMASLSALRPAGEVAQTQYNLMMLSTIIMVLVVIVVTILFLIVIFRFRRKKGDDTIPKQVEGSHKLEVIWTVIPIILLIILTIPTVKVTFDLADTKAMDQKDKEGKTKDALVVNVRANLYWWEFEYPDLGVITSQDLVVPTNEKVYFNLVASDVKHSFWVPAAGGKMDTNTDNPNQFYLEFDSQKANEADDLFYGKCAELCGPSHALMDFKVVAKSKDDFNTWVKDMKAASEPVVEGSLAKQGEEIFNQSCIGCHAVTPNDSRPETARQAPNLATFGERERIAGVLDHTEENLKKWLEDPEVYKPGNTMTGTYGELSDGQINALTAYLMQLKVEEK encoded by the coding sequence ATGAAAAGAAAGCTGCACAAATGGCGCTTGCTACCTTTGTTAGGCATTTTGACGTTTGTCCTCTCAGGCTGTGGAATGGCTTCTTTATCCGCATTACGTCCGGCAGGTGAAGTTGCCCAAACTCAGTATAATTTAATGATGCTGAGTACCATCATTATGGTTTTGGTTGTTATCGTAGTTACTATTCTATTTCTTATTGTCATCTTTCGTTTTCGTCGTAAAAAAGGCGATGACACCATACCGAAGCAAGTAGAAGGAAGTCACAAACTTGAAGTAATTTGGACGGTTATCCCAATTATTCTTCTGATAATTCTGACTATTCCGACTGTTAAGGTGACATTTGACTTAGCAGATACAAAGGCAATGGATCAGAAAGATAAGGAAGGAAAAACGAAGGATGCTCTTGTTGTAAATGTTCGAGCAAATCTTTATTGGTGGGAGTTTGAATATCCTGATTTAGGGGTTATTACGAGTCAAGACTTAGTCGTTCCTACTAATGAAAAGGTGTACTTTAATTTGGTTGCATCCGATGTGAAACATTCATTCTGGGTTCCGGCTGCTGGCGGTAAGATGGACACAAATACGGATAATCCGAATCAGTTTTATTTAGAGTTTGATAGTCAAAAAGCAAATGAAGCAGACGACCTTTTCTATGGAAAGTGTGCAGAGCTGTGTGGACCTTCACATGCATTGATGGATTTTAAAGTTGTAGCTAAATCAAAAGATGACTTTAATACATGGGTGAAGGACATGAAAGCCGCTTCTGAACCAGTAGTGGAAGGTAGTCTGGCAAAACAAGGGGAAGAGATTTTTAATCAAAGCTGTATCGGCTGTCATGCTGTTACTCCAAATGATAGTAGACCTGAAACTGCCCGTCAGGCTCCTAATCTAGCTACTTTTGGTGAACGTGAAAGAATAGCAGGAGTCCTTGACCATACGGAAGAAAACTTAAAAAAATGGTTGGAAGACCCTGAAGTGTATAAGCCGGGTAACACGATGACAGGTACGTATGGGGAGCTTTCAGATGGACAAATCAATGCTCTTACAGCTTATTTAATGCAATTGAAAGTGGAAGAAAAATAG